The following coding sequences lie in one Hyalangium minutum genomic window:
- a CDS encoding acyl-CoA dehydrogenase family protein: MAASTETSQSTELPAGGAFLLEEVGSQRIMTPEQFTEDHRLYLKTAMQFSREQVLPQAERIESKDNALLKELLRRAGELGLLMIDIPEAYGGLGLDKTTSMLITEAMSVMGSWSVTFSAHTGIGTLPIVWFGNEEQKAKYLPKLATGEWVAAYALTEQGSGSDALGAKTKAVLSPDGKHYVLNGSKLYITNAAFADVFVVFAKVDGDKFTGFIVEKDTPGFTVGPEEHKMGIRGSSTCPLYFEDARVPVENVLGEIGRGHKIAFNILNYGRLKLGAGVTGGMKIQLENALGFAQERKQFGTPVVSFPLTREKFARMATVIYANESMTYRTAGLVDGKLAGHERQAKDYDAHVIAAIEEYAIESSIMKVFGSEAIGQLVDDAVQIHGGAGYIEEYPVERAYRDARINRIFEGTNEINRMLITGLLLKRAVKGQLPLMAVAQSVEDELEQGGVPRARREDALAAEERAAECLKRMALYGLKVAAETFGTELDQHQEVLAGLSDVVMDAFALDSMVTRTRQSASDGALDATRVAMARLYGMEAMARSFERTRRALCASAKGEALQQHLARIAPLQLFTPYNPTELREQIVAAVEKAGGYPLSAV, encoded by the coding sequence ATGGCCGCAAGTACCGAGACGTCGCAGTCCACCGAGCTGCCCGCAGGTGGCGCGTTCCTCCTCGAGGAGGTGGGCTCGCAGCGCATCATGACGCCGGAGCAGTTCACGGAAGACCATCGCCTGTACCTGAAGACAGCGATGCAGTTCAGCCGTGAGCAGGTGCTGCCGCAGGCCGAGCGCATCGAGTCCAAGGACAACGCGCTGCTGAAAGAGCTGCTGCGGCGCGCGGGCGAGCTGGGCCTGCTGATGATCGACATCCCCGAGGCCTACGGCGGGCTGGGGTTGGACAAGACGACGTCCATGTTGATCACCGAGGCCATGAGCGTCATGGGCTCCTGGTCGGTGACGTTCAGCGCGCACACGGGCATTGGCACGCTGCCGATCGTCTGGTTCGGCAACGAGGAGCAGAAGGCGAAGTACCTGCCGAAGCTGGCCACGGGCGAGTGGGTGGCGGCGTACGCGCTGACGGAGCAGGGCAGCGGGAGCGATGCGCTCGGGGCGAAGACGAAGGCAGTGCTGTCGCCCGACGGGAAGCACTACGTGCTGAACGGCTCGAAGCTCTACATCACGAACGCGGCGTTCGCGGATGTGTTCGTGGTGTTCGCGAAGGTGGACGGGGACAAGTTCACGGGCTTCATCGTGGAGAAGGACACGCCGGGATTCACGGTGGGGCCCGAGGAGCACAAGATGGGCATCCGTGGCTCGTCCACATGCCCGCTGTACTTCGAGGACGCGCGGGTGCCGGTGGAGAACGTGCTGGGGGAGATCGGCCGCGGGCACAAGATCGCGTTCAACATCCTCAACTACGGCCGGCTCAAGCTGGGGGCGGGTGTGACGGGCGGGATGAAGATCCAGCTCGAGAACGCGCTGGGCTTTGCCCAGGAGCGCAAGCAGTTCGGCACGCCGGTGGTGAGCTTCCCGCTGACGCGCGAGAAGTTCGCGCGCATGGCCACGGTGATCTACGCGAACGAGTCCATGACGTACCGGACGGCGGGGCTGGTGGACGGGAAGCTGGCGGGGCACGAGCGGCAGGCGAAGGACTACGACGCGCACGTGATAGCGGCCATCGAGGAGTACGCGATCGAGTCGTCGATCATGAAGGTGTTCGGCTCGGAGGCGATCGGGCAGCTGGTGGACGACGCGGTGCAGATCCACGGCGGGGCGGGCTACATCGAGGAGTATCCGGTGGAGCGGGCGTACCGGGATGCGCGCATCAACCGCATCTTCGAGGGCACGAACGAGATCAACCGGATGCTCATCACCGGGCTGCTGCTGAAGCGGGCGGTGAAGGGGCAGCTTCCGCTGATGGCGGTGGCGCAGTCGGTGGAGGACGAGCTGGAGCAGGGTGGGGTGCCGCGGGCGCGCCGGGAGGACGCGCTGGCGGCGGAGGAGCGCGCGGCGGAGTGCCTCAAGCGCATGGCGCTCTACGGGCTCAAGGTGGCGGCGGAGACGTTCGGCACGGAGCTGGATCAGCACCAGGAGGTGCTGGCGGGGCTGTCGGACGTGGTGATGGACGCGTTCGCGCTGGACTCGATGGTGACGCGCACGCGGCAGAGCGCCTCCGATGGGGCGCTGGATGCGACCCGGGTGGCGATGGCGCGGCTGTACGGGATGGAGGCCATGGCCCGCTCGTTCGAGCGGACGCGGCGCGCGCTGTGCGCTTCGGCGAAGGGCGAGGCGCTCCAGCAGCACCTGGCCCGGATTGCGCCACTTCAGCTCTTCACTCCGTATAACCCCACGGAGTTGCGCGAGCAGATCGTGGCGGCGGTGGAGAAGGCTGGCGGCTATCCGCTGTCTGCGGTTTAG